Within Deinococcus actinosclerus, the genomic segment CGCCCAGGTACGTCAGTTCCCCCTCCCGCACCCCGCTGATGATCGCCGGGTACACCCCGGTCCGGGCCAGCATCCGCGACGCGACCTCCGGTCCGTTCGGGGCCTCACGCAGCGCGCTCGTGGCGCACACGTGCACCTCCGCCACGCCCGCCCCCGACGCCAGCGCCCGGAAGCGCGTCAGCGCCGACGCCAGCCGGTCCTCGCCCTCCGGCGTCAGGTTCCCCGCCGCGTCCAGGCACTCGCCCAGCCGCGTGCGGTCCTTCAGCGCGTCCAGCACCCGGTACCCGCCCGCGTCCCCACGCGCGGCCTCCGCGATCAGCAGGTGACTGGAATTGGTACCCACATCCGCAACGGCGACCCTCATGCGCCGCAGCGTAGCGCAGCGCGCCTCACGCGCGGGCGTCCCCCAGCCACAGGCGCTTGAAATCGATCCGGCCATACGCGTCCGGATGCACGTCCCGGATCAGCGGGTGCACCGCCCGGCGCTTGACGCGGTGATGCGTGAGGTGCAGGTGATGGCCGCCCAGCAGACGCGCCTCCACGCAGGTCATCAGGGCCTCCAGCGCGGCGTGCTCAGGGGCAGCCCCGACAGGAGCGGTGCGGTAGCCGTCGAGCAGGGCGTCCACGTCGCGCAGCACGTCCGGGGGCAGCAGGCGGCGGAACAGCAGTTCCGGCTGCTTCAGCGCCGACCAGAACGAGAGATGCTCGTCCGACCCGGCGATCTCACCCATGAACGCGAGGTCCACGGCGTCCCCGGCGTCCGGCAGGGCGTCAAGCGGCGCCGGGATGACCTGCACCGGCAGCCCCAGGCGGGCGGCGCGCGCGGCGAGCCACTCGGCCTCCTGCCGCGCGCCGGGCAGGTCGAGCACCCAGACGCGCAGGGGCGGCCCGGCGTACGCGGCCTCCTGAAGCAGCGCCTGCGCCCGCGCCAGCGAGTGCCCGCGGGGTGGGTGGCCCAGGCTGCGGCGTGGCAGGAACGAGGTGGCGGGCAGGAGCCGCTCGGCCCGGCCCGCCTCCTGCCAGAACGCGCGGATGTCGTGCAGCTCAACCACCGCCGCGCGCAGCGCTGCCGACCGCGCGGCGGGCCGGTGGGCGTTCCAGATCAGGAAATGCACGCTGTTCTCCGGCACCCAGCTCTCGACCGGGCCCTGCATGATCGGGCCCTGCATGATCGGGGTGGGGGCGGCGCCCGTCACGTCCAGGGTGGGCGGCGCGTCCCCACGCAGCTCGGGCACCAGAAACACCTCCACCTCGTCAATCAGGGGCCGCCCCGCGAAGTGCGCATCGAAGGCCTCCAGCCGGAACCCGCCCTCCAGCGCGTGCCAGCGGAACGCGCCCGTGCCCACCGGTCGGCGCTCGTCGAAGGGCACGTCGCGCGGGAGGATCAGCGCCTGCTCGTGCGCC encodes:
- a CDS encoding ABC transporter substrate-binding protein, with the translated sequence MVSPFPSAPPAPDWPYLSLRAALHARDGVRDRHSLTLADAQVWWGCSDRTAKRQLSRLHAAGRLTYTPGRGRGHTSRVAFTGALEEELAALTAHLAAAGAAAELARLSRLGFPRAWVLTDAVRGAFGLGVSPAGTDRLRTVVTRPLTSLDPLTVNSAAEAHLLTQVLDPLLLFDPQAGTLRPHLAHHWGTPDDGRTWVFHLRKGVSFHHGRTLDAQDVQFTLERVRRGAPWYLGGVTAVQAPTPFTAQVTLDQPDLFFPRRLAHEQALILPRDVPFDERRPVGTGAFRWHALEGGFRLEAFDAHFAGRPLIDEVEVFLVPELRGDAPPTLDVTGAAPTPIMQGPIMQGPVESWVPENSVHFLIWNAHRPAARSAALRAAVVELHDIRAFWQEAGRAERLLPATSFLPRRSLGHPPRGHSLARAQALLQEAAYAGPPLRVWVLDLPGARQEAEWLAARAARLGLPVQVIPAPLDALPDAGDAVDLAFMGEIAGSDEHLSFWSALKQPELLFRRLLPPDVLRDVDALLDGYRTAPVGAAPEHAALEALMTCVEARLLGGHHLHLTHHRVKRRAVHPLIRDVHPDAYGRIDFKRLWLGDARA